One genomic segment of Misgurnus anguillicaudatus chromosome 23, ASM2758022v2, whole genome shotgun sequence includes these proteins:
- the LOC129453783 gene encoding uncharacterized protein isoform X2, producing MFIFSQLMKNMNHSLFVLLCLLWCLNDDSCHAIKTAMNDTHIPDIPTPNMVRDFSSSIKNCIIKCSVSSVTQANLLWYNGSGVYTSLKITDLNTRLYLEVDYQDKNNYSCVVSSSCANVTLHLNITKLCQQPCSDNISTLMPVSEGESFTLSTNLTKLQDNDFITWYYINKWIAQLHGNKTEYKLNDRFNNRLQLDINTGALTITNTSKIHSGLYKLLITNGAHQKCLNYNVTVYDRLPSPIITNDSTQCSSENLKCVVMCSVNVTHMTLSWYNGSRLHSSINVSDLKRSNFLCLVIEYQDNNTYSCVVNNSFTNKTTQLNKSALCNDHSQPSNYTDIKIGASVGGVVAFIVFVGLVCCCYNKKFPCQKDTSEDQQVANTPGQANDDSADQEQTSSTSAQNNAGAGTSGNNPEEDTPLIDQPSSSSPPQESVPFKQLCCK from the exons atgtttattttttctcaACTGATGAAGAATATGAATCACTCATTGTTTGTTTTGCTCTGTCTGCTATGGTGCTTAAATG ATGATTCTTGTCATGCAATAAAGACAGCGATGAATGACACACATATACCTGAT ATCCCAACTCCTAACATGGTCAGAGATTTTTCATCATCTATAAAGAATTGTATCATTAAGTGTTCTGTGTCGAGTGTAACACAGGCAAATCTCTTGTGGTATAACGGAAGTGGTGTATACACCAGCCTGAAGATTACTGATCTCAACACCAGATTATATCTAGAGGTGGACTATCAGGATAAAAACAATTACAGCTGTGTTGTGTCCAGTTCATGTGCCAATGTGACCTTACATCTCAACATTACTAAACTCTGTCAGCAGCCATGTTCAG ATAACATTTCAACTTTGATGCCAGTGAGTGAGGGAGAATCTTTCACTTTATCCACTAACCTTACTAAACTGCAGGACAATGATTTCATAACATGGTATTATATAAACAAATGGATTGCTCAACTCCATGGAAACAAAACCGAATATAAATTGAATGATAGATTCAATAACAGACTTCAGCTGGACATTAATACTGGAGCTCTCACTATCACTAACACCAGTAAAATCCACTCTGGACTCTATAAACTGCTGATCACCAATGGAGCACATCAGAAATGTCTGAATTATAATGTTACTGTATATG ATCGTCTGCCCTCTCCTATCATCACCAATGACTCGACACAATGCTCTtcagaaaatttaaaatgtgttgtgatGTGTTCAGTGAATGTGACACATATGACTCTTTCCTGGTATAATGGAAGCAGATTACACTCCAGCATCAATGTGTCTGATCTTAAAAGAAGTAACTTTCTTTGTCTGGTGATTGAATATCAGGATAACAACACATACAGCTGTGTGGTGAACAATTCATTCACCAACAAAACTACACAACTCAACAAGAGTGCACTATGTAATG ACCACAGTCAGCCATCAAACTACACTGATATTAAAATTGGTGCTTCTGTTGGTGGTGTTGTTGCTTtcattgtttttgttggtttggtCTGTTGCTGTTATAACAAGAAGTTCCCATGTCAAAAGG ATACCAGTGAAGATCAACAAGTGGCCAACACTCCTGGACAAGCAAATG ATGACAGTGCAGATCAAGAGCAGACCAGTAGCACTTCTGCACAAAACAATG CTGGAGCAGGCACTTCAGGCAACAACCCTGAGGAAGATACACCTCTGATAGATcaaccatcatcatcatcaccaccacaggaGTCTGTGCCTTTTAAGCAGCTTTGCTGCAAATAG
- the LOC129453783 gene encoding uncharacterized protein isoform X1, with protein sequence MFIFSQLMKNMNHSLFVLLCLLWCLNDDSCHAIKTAMNDTHIPDIPTPNMVRDFSSSIKNCIIKCSVSSVTQANLLWYNGSGVYTSLKITDLNTRLYLEVDYQDKNNYSCVVSSSCANVTLHLNITKLCQQPCSDNISTLMPVSEGESFTLSTNLTKLQDNDFITWYYINKWIAQLHGNKTEYKLNDRFNNRLQLDINTGALTITNTSKIHSGLYKLLITNGAHQKCLNYNVTVYDRLPSPIITNDSTQCSSENLKCVVMCSVNVTHMTLSWYNGSRLHSSINVSDLKRSNFLCLVIEYQDNNTYSCVVNNSFTNKTTQLNKSALCNDHSQPSNYTDIKIGASVGGVVAFIVFVGLVCCCYNKKFPCQKDTSEDQQVANTPGQANADDSADQEQTSSTSAQNNAGAGTSGNNPEEDTPLIDQPSSSSPPQESVPFKQLCCK encoded by the exons atgtttattttttctcaACTGATGAAGAATATGAATCACTCATTGTTTGTTTTGCTCTGTCTGCTATGGTGCTTAAATG ATGATTCTTGTCATGCAATAAAGACAGCGATGAATGACACACATATACCTGAT ATCCCAACTCCTAACATGGTCAGAGATTTTTCATCATCTATAAAGAATTGTATCATTAAGTGTTCTGTGTCGAGTGTAACACAGGCAAATCTCTTGTGGTATAACGGAAGTGGTGTATACACCAGCCTGAAGATTACTGATCTCAACACCAGATTATATCTAGAGGTGGACTATCAGGATAAAAACAATTACAGCTGTGTTGTGTCCAGTTCATGTGCCAATGTGACCTTACATCTCAACATTACTAAACTCTGTCAGCAGCCATGTTCAG ATAACATTTCAACTTTGATGCCAGTGAGTGAGGGAGAATCTTTCACTTTATCCACTAACCTTACTAAACTGCAGGACAATGATTTCATAACATGGTATTATATAAACAAATGGATTGCTCAACTCCATGGAAACAAAACCGAATATAAATTGAATGATAGATTCAATAACAGACTTCAGCTGGACATTAATACTGGAGCTCTCACTATCACTAACACCAGTAAAATCCACTCTGGACTCTATAAACTGCTGATCACCAATGGAGCACATCAGAAATGTCTGAATTATAATGTTACTGTATATG ATCGTCTGCCCTCTCCTATCATCACCAATGACTCGACACAATGCTCTtcagaaaatttaaaatgtgttgtgatGTGTTCAGTGAATGTGACACATATGACTCTTTCCTGGTATAATGGAAGCAGATTACACTCCAGCATCAATGTGTCTGATCTTAAAAGAAGTAACTTTCTTTGTCTGGTGATTGAATATCAGGATAACAACACATACAGCTGTGTGGTGAACAATTCATTCACCAACAAAACTACACAACTCAACAAGAGTGCACTATGTAATG ACCACAGTCAGCCATCAAACTACACTGATATTAAAATTGGTGCTTCTGTTGGTGGTGTTGTTGCTTtcattgtttttgttggtttggtCTGTTGCTGTTATAACAAGAAGTTCCCATGTCAAAAGG ATACCAGTGAAGATCAACAAGTGGCCAACACTCCTGGACAAGCAAATG CAGATGACAGTGCAGATCAAGAGCAGACCAGTAGCACTTCTGCACAAAACAATG CTGGAGCAGGCACTTCAGGCAACAACCCTGAGGAAGATACACCTCTGATAGATcaaccatcatcatcatcaccaccacaggaGTCTGTGCCTTTTAAGCAGCTTTGCTGCAAATAG
- the LOC129453781 gene encoding uncharacterized protein: MSRRCYFHPDCKSPIYGLPKDDEIREQWLNFIFNSGSEHNNPNIFLCAAHFTDDSFLNRGEYNAGFAQRLILKNSSVPTLSGQHDNGPKPDVDEDCGESSVYVNDGSTSESLDLVITEQDQPLMDKHISEETSVPTQESELNLTLLCYSESSPADAHITVTVCDSDDHDEEIPQTTVKTSSVGVGDCRNQMAKKTEIIVVESDSDDDDEEDEEEEEEEEDKDDAGDDDFVPSDEHCDDDDDFIPSDEINQSSDEDKAKQIHKCPHCEKKFSYTWKLKSHVRLHTKEKPFQCSVCGKTFRLSGSLKSHEKTHSEDKPFPCSHCDKRFRNKHRVMVHERVHTGEKPYLCQDCGKSFSNTNAFKLHQRVHTGEKPYQCTQCEKSFARHKSFKIHQRVHTGVKPYPCSFCGKSFTRQDNLATHRRIHTGEKPYKCTQCDMGFTQAVLLRLHQKKHTGGKP; the protein is encoded by the exons ATGTCGAGACGGTGTTATTTTCACCCCGACTGCAAATCTCCTATATATGGCCTTCCCAAGGATGACGAAATTAGGGAGCAATggttaaattttatttttaactcgGGTTCTGAACATAACAACCCCAACATATTTCTGTGCGCTGCGCATTTTACAGATGACAGCTTCCTTAATCGCGGGGAATACAATGCTGGTTTCGCACAAAGGCTTATCCTGAAAAATTCATCAGTTCCCACTTTATCAGGACAACATGATAATGGACCAAAACCT GATGTAGATGAGGATTGTGGTGAATCTTCGGTGTATGTAAATGATGGGAGCACCTCAGAAAGTCTGGATTTAGTGATCACCGAACAAGATCAGCCACTGATGGACAAACATATCTCTGAAGAGACATCCGTTCCCACACAGGAATCGGAGCTCAATCTCACTTTACTCTGTTATAGCGAGTCAAGCCCCGCAGACGCTCATATTACGGTCACTGTGTGTGACAGTGATGATCACGATGAGGAGATCCCGCAGACAACAGTGAAGACGTCTTCAGTCGGAGTGGGGGATTGCAGAAACCAGATGgcgaaaaaaacagaaatcatAGTAGTGGAAAGTgacagtgatgatgatgatgaagaagatgaggaagaagaggaagaagaagaagataaGGATGATGCTGGTGATGATGATTTTGTCCCTTCGGATGAGCattgtgatgatgatgatgatttcaTTCCTTCAG atgagATCAATCAATCTTCTGATGAAGATAAAGCAAAACAAATACACAAGTGTCCACACTGTGAGAAGAAATTTTCCTATACGTGGAAGCTTAAgtcacatgtgcgtttacacacCAAGGAGAAACCGTTTCAATGCAGCGTATGTGGAAAAACTTTTAGGCTTTCAGGTTCTTTAAAGTCACACGAAAAAACACACAGCGAGGACAAACCCTTTCCATGTTCACACTGCGATAAACGTTTCAGGAATAAACATCGTGTGATGGTCCACGAAAGagttcacaccggagagaaaccgtACCTGTGCCAAGACTGTGGGAAGAGCTTCTCTAATACAAATGCTTTTAAATTGCATCAAAGAGTTCACACCGGAGAAAAACCGTATCAGTGCACTCAATGTGAAAAGAGCTTCGCACGTCACAAGTCCTTTAAAATTCATCAGCGAGTCCACACTGGAGTAAAACCTTATCCGTGTAGtttttgtgggaagagtttcacTCGACAGGACAATTTGGCGACGCACCGGAGAATTCATAcgggagaaaaaccttacaagtGCACTCAGTGTGATATGGGATTTACACAAGCAGTTCTCCTGAGACTCCATCAGAAAAAACATACTGGAGGAAAACCTTAA